A genomic stretch from Balaenoptera musculus isolate JJ_BM4_2016_0621 chromosome 9, mBalMus1.pri.v3, whole genome shotgun sequence includes:
- the LOC118901313 gene encoding thymosin beta-10-like: MADKQDLEEITSFNKAKLKKTEAQEKNTLLTKETIKQEKQAE; the protein is encoded by the coding sequence ATGGCAGATAAGCAGGACCTGGAGGAAATCACCAGCTTCAATAAGGCCAAGCTGAAGAAGACGGAGGCACAGGAGAAGAACACCCTGCTGACCAAAGAAACCATCAAGCAGGAGAAGCAAGCGGAGTGA